The following are encoded together in the Plasmodium knowlesi strain H genome assembly, chromosome: 8 genome:
- a CDS encoding SICAvar, type I (fragment), whose amino-acid sequence MSTVGNGASGGVGGVGGGSSGGSTSLMEAWMKKVLEDSTGGAPGSSLNSGKDIMDKLKEDLEKIFSDLQSRFTGVEAQELADMCFKAGELFDRSSTYVRGMKTFCKGMMEVRYFISGLKSGTKKSAPVQVETTIEEHEWYPRCIVGAVALSTIYGDNCKLGEVIKKIDEEMKKKLGGHKNNGAKLDKCKGLTNADVLLGKALIGGKIREWALADKARANIDATKNKAIQRVGSVMDDRDKLCKQDQGYPSAHNQLKGNTNSMASFLGIVDSAKVENNDSPNLFDVLVNDDLTFPPETLQEALAPLVNTDGSGTVDPSKVGEVMEQLKKESETTVAEACIKKTLEQNSGADNMCQRLECMKHLWTQTNSAGAGATPGNNNFWAENDGAVKNLWDELAKAMKDNTTEKEECNKVGNKGTEASPSEKAACNYLHAGLEHLYKTPASSSTTATPSVLNNPSFRQTMGCFLLHAYAKHMKEKATCLIDAGISKAFELGENLSKQGTCTVGSSGKGQCVPCQWNNDWGSCEIKMNGSSVSNEKVQEKLKEIVKAEDNNIVAMAKQVNNVTELCDQVKCVANKWLKVKGGGKTDNWEQVWSEVKKEIPKLGGAISTPISKDRRTELENYCTGIQTVNGKPADKEACLLIAAGLKNLYDIKDGDDVEKSFKRTMRCVLLNAIADKLQDNKFPCKDEHVHVYIRMYVCTYIYLHIYVYVRMYVCVYVYICMYIHMYICICIYAYAYIYIYLQEQVWSEVKKEIPKLGGAISTPISKDRRTELENYCTGIQTVNGKPADKEACLLIAAGLKNLYDIKDGDDVEKSFKRTMRCVLLNAIADKLQDNKFPCKDEKKVAEAITKAFKQSATIMGQGEGCNKNDKCFECKRVPLSSLTDCNLGSPSNSQNLKSKIEDDLLKEGENIEMTKIKEKAIKDIC is encoded by the exons ATGTCGACAGTAGGAAATGGTGCCAGCGGAGGTGTTGGGGGTGTTGGGGGTGGTAGCAGCGGTGGTAGTACTTCCTTGATGGAAGCATGGATGAAGAAAGTGTTGGAGGACAGTACTGGGGGGGCACCTGGATCCAGTCTGAACAGTGGGAAGGACATTATG GACAAGTTGAAGGAAGATTTGGAAAAGATATTCAGTGATTTGCAGAGTAGGTTCACGGGTGTGGAGGCCCAGGAGTTGGCTGATATGTGCTTTAAAGCCGGAGAACTATTTGATAGGAGTAGCACATACGTTCGTGGCATGAAGACATTTTGTAAGGGTATGATGGAAGTGCGATATTTCATAAGTGGATTGAAGAGTGGAACGAAGAAATCGGCACCGGTGCAGGTTGAAACAACCATTGAAGAACACGAGTGGTATCCGCGCTGTATTGTTGGTGCCGTCGCCCTATCCACAATTTATGGTGACAATTGCAAACTGGGGGAGGTCATCAAGAAAATtgatgaagaaatgaagaagaagttagGGGGACATAAGAATAATGGGGCAAAATTGGATAAATGTAAAGGACTTACGAACGCTGACGTACTGCTGGGTAAAGCACTTATTGGCGGCAAAATAAGAGAATGGGCATTGGCAGATAAGGCCAGGGCAAACATAGATGCCACTAAGAATAAGGCAATCCAGAGGGTAGGGTCGGTAATGGATGATAGGGATAAATTGTGCAAACAGGATCAGGGGTACCCAAGTGCGCATAATCAACTAAAGGGGAATACAAACAGCATGGCATCTTTCCTAGGAATAGTGGACAGCGCCAAGGTTGAGAATAATGATTCACCAAATCTATTCGACGTCTTAGTGAATGATGACTTAACATTTCCACCGGAAACATTACAAGAAGCACTTGCTCCACTAGTGAACACGGACGGTAGTGGAACCGTGGACCCGAGCAAAGTGGGCGAAGTTATGGAACAGTTAAAGAAGGAATCCGAAACAACAGTAG ctgAAGCATGTATCAAGAAAACATTGGAACAGAACAGCGGAGCTGACAACATGTGTCAACGCCTAGAATGTATGAAGCACCTATGGACACAGACGAATTCAGCAGGAGCAGGAGCAACGCCAGGGAAC AACAACTTTTGGGCAGAGAATGATGGAGCAGTGAAGAACTTATGGGATGAATTGGCAAAAGCAATGAAGGATAATACaacagagaaagaagaatgtaaTAAAGTGGGAAATAAAGGAACTGAAGCATCTCCATCTGAGAaggcggcatgcaattatttgcatgccggcttagAACATCTGTATAAGACGCCGGCGTCGTCGTCGACGACGGCGACGCCGTCTGTtttaaacaacccatcgtttagacaaacgatgggttgttttttacttcacgcttatgcaaaacacatgaaagaaaaagcaacttgTCTTATTGATGCTGGTATAAGTAAGGCTTTCGAACTGGGAGAGAACCTCAGTAAGCAGGGTACTTGCACTGTTGGTTCCAGTGGCAAGGGACaatgtgtcccttgccaatggaATAACGATTGGGGAAGTTGCgaaattaaaatgaatgGAAGCTCTGTCTCAAATGAAAAGGTtcaggaaaaattgaaagaaattGTCAAAGCCGAAGACAACAACATAGTAGCCATGGCAAAGCAAGTAAATAATGTAACAGAACTCTGTGACCAAGTCAAATGTGTAGCTAATAAGTGGCTTAAGGTGAAAGGCGGTGGCAAAACCGACAACTGG gAACAAGTGTGGAGTGAAgtcaaaaaggaaatccCGAAACTTGGCGGTGCCATCAGCACCCCCATATCTAAAGATAGGAGGACAGAACTCGAGAATTACTGCACTGGCATTCAAACGGTTAATGGAAAGCCTGCTGATAAGGAGGCTTGcctccttatagcagcaggattaaaaaacctcTACGACATCAAGGACGGAGACGACGTTGAAAAATCATTCAAAAGAACGATGcgttgtgttttattaaatgccattGCAGATAAACTACAAGACAACAAATTTCCATGTAAGGAtgaacatgtacatgtatatatacgtatgtatgtatgtacatatatatacttacatatatatgtatatgtacgtatgtatgtatgtgtgtatgtatacatatgtatgtatatacatatgtatatatgcatatgcatttatgcatatgcatatatatatatatacttacaggAACAAGTGTGGAGTGAAgtcaaaaaggaaatccCGAAACTTGGCGGTGCCATCAGCACCCCCATATCTAAAGATAGGAGGACAGAACTCGAGAATTACTGCACTGGCATTCAAACGGTTAATGGAAAGCCTGCTGATAAGGAGGCTTGcctccttatagcagcaggattaaaaaacctcTACGACATCAAGGACGGAGACGACGTTGAAAAATCATTCAAAAGAACGATGcgttgtgttttattaaatgccattGCAGATAAACTACAAGACAACAAATTTCCAtgtaaggatgaaaagaaagtggCTGAAGCAATAACTAAGGCATTTAAGCAAAGTGCTACTATTATGGGTCAAGGTGAAGGTTGCAATAAGAATGATAAATGTTTTGAGTGTAAGAGAGTACCCTTAAGTAGCCTCACTGATTGTAATCTAGGCTCCCCGAGCAATTCTCAGAATCTGAAGTCGAAGATAGAAGATGATTTGCTTAAGGAAGGCGAAAACATAGAAATGACGAAAATTAAGGAGAAAGCTATAAaggacatatgtaa